The sequence GAATTCAATGGTGTCAATAAACTCCCTGCATTAGTTTGTTTGGGGCGGCCAGATCTAGAACTACCCTCAACACTTCTTCTATATTTTTTCAATGCAATTTTCAAGTCTACCCTCAATTGCCAATGACCAAATGTTTTATAATGTTGAAAGCAATTAAGGGATTTGAAATtgcaaataaatataaataaaaaaagagaaacgcGTCATGTTATTGGAGTGGAAAATTATTTAATCTACAAAAATGGATTATATTTCATGACCCTATCCACCCAATTATGACCATTGGCTTTTGATAAATACACAcataaaacttaaaaacaaattatttcCCAGTATGCTTATTATTAGCTACGAAACATCTGTTTGGCTCTCGTAGTCTCATTATTAGCTACGGAACTCATCTACATATTCCTAAAGCCCCAAACCACATGCGTTATGTATGTGTGATTCTCTATACCCCATTCATCTCATCCATGCTCAAATTGCAATCCCCCCATATCCTAAATAAATCTCTTCACAGCCAGAAAATCCATGACCCATTTGATTGAAACACGTGTACTTGTTCATGATCACCATATGCTATTACACAtacaacttcaaaaaattaaggTAAAAGATTGCTTCGTACTAAGTACAAACTAATCTACACTAATTAATACACAATTACTCGACAAGGATTATAATTTAAGTGATTAAGAGTAGTTATTTCTGTATCCGAAATTATGCGTTCGAATCTTCCCCCtctaatatcgcttgtatgaAGAAAAATACACAATCACTGGAATTAAGTTAAATACACTGAAGATTGGTACCCGATCTCAGCTAATCAATGCCCTTAGATTAAACCCTTTTCATTACCAATCTTGACCAAAACCTCCAACAGCCGTTGGATCTCCCCAAATACATCATCGGTGGGAAGCCTAAATCTACAGCATGGACAAGTGTTCCTCTTCTTCAGCCACCGCAAAATACACATCCAATGAAACAAGTGCCGACATGGCAATTCACACAcatctctgttttctttcatctcctctttacATATCACACACTCACTCCCCCCACCTCTCACCTCCACCGATGGCAgcgccaccaccaccgccgGCGACGCCGCCACCTCTCTCCCCACTTTCCCGCCATAGCAAAAACCCATCACACTGACAAATCTCAAGCACCTCGTCAGCACCTCAATGTAAGAAACCAAAGCCGACCCATTATACACACCAATGCCTGACACCGTCAACATGTCGTCAGAGTACAAGTTGCTCAGAATTTGGCGCCATTTTGATGTTGGTGCTTGGAGGGCTTCTGGGTTGTGCTGGTGTACATCGCAGAGCAAGAGGAGCAGCAGAACAGAGTCGAGGTCTCGTTGCTTGACACGCGGCGGTGGCGGGTTGGGTTGGAAGTGGAGGGTGAGATGGTGGAGGGAGGAGAGGAGGTGGTTGGCGATGAGGAGAGTCTTGTGTGGGAGAGAGATGGAGTTGAGGCGGTGGAGggtgagagagaagaggataggagaggagaggagagaggagaggcggaggaggtggtggtgggtttGAGAGAGGATGGTGTGGGTAAGATCTGAGAGTTGGGGTGGGCTGAGTGTGGCCAGAGCAGCCAtgattgttgttgttgtttcttCCATTATGGGATCGTGTGCTTGGACTTTCACCTTTTAACTGTTTTTATAGTGTGTGGAAAAGGTTGAGGAATGTTGTGGCTTTTTATGTGAATTTTGGCTGGACTAGTTTGGTCATGGTGGTCTCTTGTGATGACCATTATGCCCCCTTGAACTTTTGTTCTAGTCTTGTGCTAAATGCTGTGGATTATTATGTAGCCACGATTTTTGTAATGGATCAAAAACTTATAAATCATGGTCCTTACATTCACATTATATCAGCTTCCATTTGTCATTACATGCTGTCGATTTTGCattgataatattttttggCACAAGTGgaggtttgttttgttgttaaaatttgaaagaggaaaagaaagatcCTATTGGAGTTCGAACCTAAGATATGTATCTACAAGTGGAGATTAAAGAAGGCTTATAAGTAGAAAAACAAGAGTCGAACTCTGACATTTTAACAGTTGGGAATAATCTCAATCCATTGATAATACATATTTGGAGTTTAATATTCTCTACCATGTGAGCTATTTTTTTGTTCCCCTTCAATCtctttacaaaataaataaaagagcaAAAACCCAAACTTGATAAGTTGCGATAAGAGAGTTGTTAGCACTTGGCAACAATAGCGCACTGGGTTGCGGGGTAGATGAATTGAATGAAGTCGCTGGGGTATGTAGGTTTGTTTGTCCCTAAGTTTGTGTACACTTCAAGCCCAATTGTCCTTCCTCTTTAATTATATCTACATAACCACAATAATTATGAATTGTCCCAAGCAAAAcaagtagaagaaaaaaaaaaacaattggcCCATCCATGGCTCGTTCCTCTTGTCCCCTGCACTGCTAATAATGCAAATGAAGCTGATGGAACTTAGCAACCATACCACAATATTCTTCGCTTCTCAAGGCTTCCTGTCACCTTTCACACTTACATGCACCGCCTACAGCTCCGACTAATCTTCATTGGAACTTGAGTAAATTTCTGAGCCTGAATCTGAGTTTGGAAAATGAGTGTCTAATTACCATTATCTCCCTTGCTTCCACAAGACTCTTGGGGCCTAAACAACATGTTTTCCAACCTGTGTGTGGTAGGGTATGCTGGTAATCCCCCAATGGGTACCCTGGTAATTTTCTAGAGAAGACACAATGGTAAATCCTGTCATCATACATATCATTGGATCCTTCAACAGCAAGAAAGAATTTACAGCTAGCTTTGTTAGAGTATGGCCAGGTTCATTCCAAAAGCTTTTTACAACTATTGGGATCTCAAAAGGCATATGTCAAATAGTGATAAGATTTTTAATCAAAGAATGTGTGTGATGAACAATAAAGTGGGTGTAAATGGAAACACTCAATCAAATAAATTGAACTGCAAGGCATAGTACACTTGTAATGATGAATGAAACTTGTTCCTACTTCTGAGCAATTAGAACACTTTAATTTAACAGACCTGCAATATTGCACACCATCCAGGTGCCACTTCTGATAAATAGGGTAGTTCTTAAACCATCATTCCATTAAGGACCCTCATCCAATTCCTATTTTGCTTGAGCCTTCCAGTTATGATGATCTTGGCTCAATTGTTAACACTCTCCGCATCTAATTCATCCTGCAAAACGtaacctttttctttcatcAACCCCAGCAGTCCTTCCAGTATTTCATAAATCTCTTCGGTTCTTCGGTTTGATACATCTTTTGCTATAAAGCTTTGTAATCCATCACTTGTTTCAATCCAGCTACTGCCAGGAATCTTCCTCAGTCCAACTTCTTTCATTCTCTCCCTGACCTTATCAGCCTCTTCCCATCTCCCAGCTTGTGAATACAAATTTGCCATGATGATGTAGTTCCCTGTATTATCAGGCTCAATCTGAAACAAACGATCACAGACAAACTTTCCCAATTCTACATCACCAGAAACTGAAGCCCCATTAAGTAGTGCACCCCAAACCTTAGCACTCGGCTCAACTGGCATTTTGTGAATAAAGTCTATAGCTTCTGAGAGTCGTCCAGCTCGGCTAAGAACACCTACCATGCAGGCATAATGCTCAACTGAGGGCTGAATGCCATATTTCGGAACCATGGCATCGAAGATCTTCCAAGATTCATCTACCACTCCAGAATGAGCACAAGCTGTTAAGACTGCTGTAAATGTCACTTGGTCTGGTTGAATGCCATTATTTAGCATCTCATAAAAAAGACCAAGAGCCATATCAGCATCTCCATGGGATGCATAAGCTGAGATTATTGCCGTCCAAATGATCAAGCTCTTACCTCTTGATTGATTAAAAACCTGCTGTGCCCCATGAACCAACCCCGACTTTGCGTAAGTATCGATAATAGCAGTCGCGACATATATATTGGCATCAAAATTGTTTCTAACAGAGTAAGCATGTAGTTCCTTCCCAGCTTTCAGATTTGATAAATAGGATATTGCAGGAAGAATACTTGACAGTGTCACGGTATTTGGTTTGTAACCACATGCCTgcatttcaaaaattaaatctAAGGCGGCTTCATGCCGGTTGTTCTGAACTAGACCTGAAATCATAGAATTCCAAGTACTTAATCTTGGCTTCTTACTTTCTCGAAAAAGATCAATGGCTTTGTCAACAAACCCATGAAACATGTAGCCCGAAATTAATGAACCATAAGTGACCTCATCCTTTTCACTCATCCCATGAAATAATTCTTCAGCATAATCCAAGCTACCACATCTTGCATATAGCCCTATGAGAGCGTTACAAAGAATAATATCCATCTCAATTTGACTCTCATTCACAAACTGATGAACCTCCATACCAAATATAAGATCATTGGACTGTAAACATGCTTGCAAGACACTAACCACTGTCAACCCATTAGGCCTTAACCTCCCTAACCTTAACATCTCCCGAAACAACTCTTTACACTCTGCGTAATAACCAGCCTGTGAATACCCGGCAATCATCGAATTCCACGACACAGTATCTCTGTCCGGCATCCTATCAAACAATGTTCTCGCCCATCCAAGCTCATCACATCTCGAGTAGTAAGTTATTAAAGAATTAGTAACAAAAACATCTGAATCAAACCCATGACGCAGAACAAAACAATGAACCTCCTTAGCCAATCTTGAACCGGAAAGCAAAGCCCCCAAAGCCTTCAAGACACACGTAACTGTGAAATTATCAGTCTTCACTTCGTCCGAACACGAAGACATCATAGCTGAAAACAGCTTCAGAGTGTCGGAATGCATGTTGTTAAAAGAATACCCAATGAGCATAGCGTTCCATGAAAAGGTGTTCTTGTGGGGAATTTGATCGAACACTTTGCGCGCTTGGGTGAGGTGGTTGGTTTTGGAATACAAAGTGATGAGCTTTGAGGCCAGGAAGTTGCTGGGCACGATTGCGAAGAGGACGAGGCGGGCATGGAGCTGCTTGGCCTGACGGAGCAGGCGGCGGTCTGTGCAGTGCTGAATGAGTTGGCCATAAGCCCCGCAGTCGAGCACATCGATTCTGTGGAGGCCTTGTAGGGCTCGTTGGACGTAGCCGTTGGTGGTGGCCGAGATTTGAATGTTCAATGGCTTTGGAAACCACATTCATTTGTTATTATTCATACAAGATTAACTGCTCCTCTTTTTATAGCTATAGCTTTTCTATGTTATATCTTCTTTCTCACTATACCCGGACCCGGttcttataaaataaataaaaaattccttAATACTTAAAGTTAGCTTTTtatgcaagaaatatatatatatatatataaactacCCTAAAAGGACCAGTGATGGGGAAAATTACTCTTAGAATACACATACCTCTCCAATGGATTTAGCTAGAGAAAAATAACTTTAACTTGCAGACTAATGTTCTCAAATTCTAACTCTCATGcacaataaacaaaaaggagaaaaaatagTAATTCGCTCGCGCCAATTTTATAGGTGGAAGAAGCGAAGCGAGCCGGGAAGTTGGTCTTAAAAAATCTCCACCCGCTAATATTCCCTTTGGATTGAAATTACTTTCCTATCCCCTAACTATaaatcaagtaaaaaaaaagaaacttcaaTCAGGTTCACCTGAAACAGTTTAAGGGCTTTACTGTTGGTTTTTGTACAAGATTCAAGAATacagaggaagaaaagttACGGCAGCAGCAGGAATTCGATCGCAacatccttcttcttcttctccgaATTTTCAGCGGTAAGCTCATTCAAGCAAAACCCACTTCGCTGAAATGTGTTTCTCTGGAAAATCTAGCGTCCTTCAGTGGAAAAACTTGGGTTAACTTTTTGATATGCAAGTTACGAAGAAATGTGTGATTTCTATACGTTTGCAAGTTACAATTTGTGCTTTTTTATGGGTTTAGATTTTAGTTTCTTGCACGAGCTGAAGCCGAGCTAATTGGAAACTCTTGAATTAattgatattttccttttggaaCAATTGGGTAGTGACAGTGAGAGGTTGCATAGACTTTGATGAATTTGGTGCCTTCGGtaatttttgataaatttggATTTAGAGTTAGTGACCTCTTCTTCATTCTTGCAAAGTTGCTATGTGTTCACCAAAATCTTTGCATCTCAGACTTTACGGGGGCTTAATGGTAACTTAATCCATGTTTGCCTTAAGGAGGTTTCCTACCGCCTATAGGGTACCATCTGTTTGAACAAATGCCTCGGTGAGAAATCTGtcactgtttttcttttggaggTTTCAATCTGCATTTGCAATAGTGCAAGAGGCTAGTATTTGTTAGTTTTGAGACTTCTATATACCAAACTGAAACAGGACGAGTTTAGATTTTGCCGGTCCTACGTGTTTCCTTTCACAATTGTCTTTGGTCTCCTCCCCGTCATGTGCTTGCTTGTACAGTTCTTGGTGTAACTTTTCTAGTCGATTACTTAAAATGTTGACATTTCTTGCATTACaacttttgaatttgaagaatTATACTCATCGTATGGTCAGATAATGAtttcttaattataaaaatcatTGCAGCCTTTTCACATATATGAGAAAGAGTTctaggaatggaaaacaccAGCAACAAGCAGGAAGTTGAGCCTTCGTCGGCAGAGATTTATGAGTTACCTGGGGAGCCTGCTATTGTCATTAATGGAATGCCTGAGATTCCCCCAAGTGATGGCACTCTTCTTGCTTTCTCTAATACTGTGCATGATGCAGAATCCCATGGAAAAACTAACTTTGGTGAATGGTTGGAAGGAAGGGAAGTAAGAAAGTTGTTTGGAGAGCAATACTACTCTGGTACAGTAACTGAGTATGATAAAGAATCAGGCTGGTACAGGGTGGTGTATGAAGATGGCGACTTTGAAGATCTCGACTGGACTGAATTGAAAGAAGTGCTACTGCCCCTGGACATCATGGTTCCACTGAAAACATTAGCCCTAAAAACTCTCAGGAAAAGCAAGAAACCTGTCCATAAATCTAGGTATGCTATGGCTCGATCTCGAACACATAAAGCCAAAACCACGGGAAGTAAGGGAAAGAAGGCCTCAGTACCTGAAGATGCTTCAGTGATGAACACCAAAGTACCTGAAGATGCTTCAGTGATGAACTCCAACGGTTCATAAACAGTGAACATAACAAAAGGTTGATGGGGTTACATTTACATTCAGATGTACCAGAAACAGCCTGGTGTAGGGGATAAATGATTTGAAAACTGGTCTTGCTAGATGGTTGAGAGTACTTAAAAATGGATACTGAATTGGAAGGTGAACAGTGAGACTTAGGTGACTGTTATATTAGTCAATGATATTGTTGTTTTATTGCTTGTAACATGTTAGGCTTTACTAATACAAGATTAATTGGTAGGTTGATCAAGTTGAGTAATT comes from Prunus dulcis chromosome 6, ALMONDv2, whole genome shotgun sequence and encodes:
- the LOC117631795 gene encoding dirigent protein 17-like; protein product: MENTSNKQEVEPSSAEIYELPGEPAIVINGMPEIPPSDGTLLAFSNTVHDAESHGKTNFGEWLEGREVRKLFGEQYYSGTVTEYDKESGWYRVVYEDGDFEDLDWTELKEVLLPLDIMVPLKTLALKTLRKSKKPVHKSRYAMARSRTHKAKTTGSKGKKASVPEDASVMNTKVPEDASVMNSNGS
- the LOC117632537 gene encoding E3 ubiquitin-protein ligase SGR9, amyloplastic, with translation MEETTTTIMAALATLSPPQLSDLTHTILSQTHHHLLRLSSLLSSPILFSLTLHRLNSISLPHKTLLIANHLLSSLHHLTLHFQPNPPPPRVKQRDLDSVLLLLLLCDVHQHNPEALQAPTSKWRQILSNLYSDDMLTVSGIGVYNGSALVSYIEVLTRCLRFVSVMGFCYGGKVGREVAASPAVVVALPSVEVRGGGSECVICKEEMKENRDVCELPCRHLFHWMCILRWLKKRNTCPCCRFRLPTDDVFGEIQRLLEVLVKIGNEKGLI
- the LOC117631751 gene encoding pentatricopeptide repeat-containing protein At2g37310 → MWFPKPLNIQISATTNGYVQRALQGLHRIDVLDCGAYGQLIQHCTDRRLLRQAKQLHARLVLFAIVPSNFLASKLITLYSKTNHLTQARKVFDQIPHKNTFSWNAMLIGYSFNNMHSDTLKLFSAMMSSCSDEVKTDNFTVTCVLKALGALLSGSRLAKEVHCFVLRHGFDSDVFVTNSLITYYSRCDELGWARTLFDRMPDRDTVSWNSMIAGYSQAGYYAECKELFREMLRLGRLRPNGLTVVSVLQACLQSNDLIFGMEVHQFVNESQIEMDIILCNALIGLYARCGSLDYAEELFHGMSEKDEVTYGSLISGYMFHGFVDKAIDLFRESKKPRLSTWNSMISGLVQNNRHEAALDLIFEMQACGYKPNTVTLSSILPAISYLSNLKAGKELHAYSVRNNFDANIYVATAIIDTYAKSGLVHGAQQVFNQSRGKSLIIWTAIISAYASHGDADMALGLFYEMLNNGIQPDQVTFTAVLTACAHSGVVDESWKIFDAMVPKYGIQPSVEHYACMVGVLSRAGRLSEAIDFIHKMPVEPSAKVWGALLNGASVSGDVELGKFVCDRLFQIEPDNTGNYIIMANLYSQAGRWEEADKVRERMKEVGLRKIPGSSWIETSDGLQSFIAKDVSNRRTEEIYEILEGLLGLMKEKGYVLQDELDAESVNN